Within the Drosophila melanogaster chromosome 3R genome, the region CCGGTTAGCTAAAAAAGATATGTTAAATCAACCAAACCGCAATCAAAAATTTTTGctaaagaaatcaaaaaaagTTTTACAGTTAcattcattaataatttaatcaTGCTCATTTTTGGATACTATTTTTTAAGCATTCTGAACATTGAAGATACAAGTTTTGACTTACCATCTTTACTTCCGATGCTGGATTCTATAAGTTGAAGTGCTAGCATAAACAGCAGCAGTAACTCCATGTTGTATATTTATTGGAATAGCACTGGTTAGTTGTTGATTACATCGACTTAATGACTTTCATATCTAGTACGCTATTGGCCACTATTGCAGATTGGTACGTTTAATTGGTTAGAAGTTACATTTTATCATCTGAATTTTCACGGAAGATGAGCACACCAACACTTGTGCATGAGCACTCAATTACACATCTACACGGGATATAACATTGTATGTATAACACATAggtttatatattttgccaGTAGTTGCGTACACGGTATATCTAAGTTAAAGGATATTTTCGAGGATATTTGATAGTCTCGTATTTCATTTAGCACTGAAAACTGGTTAATAATGTTTTGAAGATTACTTAAATGGTCACGGTTTTGATTTTATTCAACGAacaagtatgtatgtatgcgtgTATGTCTTTTCGTATGAACTGGTATATGTTTGACAAAATTCCAGGATACACTTTACTATATCTTATTCTTGTATGCGCACATTCACAGGATATTGAGTGCGGTTTCACTcgaaataaatgtattaagcCATGCTTGAactactgtttttttttttttaataaaaaccaaggTGGAAAATAACGAGCACTGGCAGAAAGTTATATTACTTTTCTAGCCGCGATGCGAAACTAACACGTCGAAATTCCATCGCACTACACCTGCAAACCTGGGCTAAAAAGCTCCTCCGGCGGGCGCAGGCGCTTCGCAGGAAGCTTTTGATGTAAACATTGCAACTATGACCTTTGTACATGTGAATGTACGTGCATCCGCTTGTCTCGCTCAATATAATCGTCCTTCTTTTCTCTGAATATGATGTGTAATTGGTCGGCATCGAAACTTTGACTTCATACTGCACTCATTTCGATATTAACCCCTATTTTAGATGTCCTTGTCCATAGGCTTGCGTGTCCACATCGACATCACTAATTTCACGCTGTCCATTGTAATCTATTTTAAAAACAAGCTGAAAAGTCACGGAGGCGTGCAGGTCCGACCTTTTAATGTACGCGAAAGTACATATACTGTGAAAGCTCTCCGGACGGACAGCTGCAATGGTTCTCTCGACTTCTCTCGCTCTGATGACCGTCTTATCCTTTTTGCCGGACAAAGAAACTGAAACCTACGCAGTCCGCCCATGGTATCTAGTTTCATTTCATCTGCGAGTACAGATACTTTCAGGCGGACGAGAGGTTCAAGTGGGGTTACGTCAAGGTGCATGAGACTAGAAATGAGACTTAGGACAGTCACTTACTGATTGCTGATATGATTACttaatcataaataaattggtataaacaaaaactaTTATCATGtcattgtttttaaatacaaatgccTTATAAAGTTAAATTGAGAATACAAGAAATgtagttatattttttttatagggGATTCCCGAACAAgcatttgtaattttttcCCCATAGATAGTAGTTGGAGATTATTTCGGATTTTGAAAAGATAAGGAGATCGTTTAAAAGtatataacaaatatatatatataaaagtaaaaactATCGATGTCCCGTCACGACGAATCGATAGTACCAGGACCATCGCTGTTTTCCGCCAGCACTAGTAACCTCTCATCCCTAAGTATtgtttttttacttttatgaGCATCTAATTGTACCGACTTaagtaaaataattaattaaacaaaacctAACTGAAACGTGGGAACAATGGTGAATGACTCTGGTCTATCGACAGTGGACGACTTGGAGCAAAAACTGAATTCGGCCAAGCAGTCGCTGGTGATCCTAAATGAAAACATTCGCCGCATTGCTGGTCGCGTCCCCAAGGAATCCCTGCAGAGGTATGAATCCAAGTTgtgcttaatttaattaattacttaatgcCGCTGCATTTCAGATCggaaaaattcaaatacaCCCAAGATGGCAAGAAGAACGAGCACAATGGGGACCGACCGTTCCCCCGAAATGCAACACCCGGTGGGGTCTTCAAAGACAAGCGGCGAATGTACGAAAGCAAGAATCCAATTTCCCGTTTCCCAATCGAAGAAAACGAGGGTCGTCCGCCACGGATTAACTCGCGGGTCATCCGGGAGATGCCAACTAAAAAGGAGATTGTCGAGGCACAGGGCACAGACTCTGAGTCGAGGGCCAGGAATCGCAGGATGTTCGGATCGCTGTTGGGAACCCTACAGAAGTTCTGTCAGGAGGAATCGCGACTGAAGAGCAAGGAGGATAAAAAGGCTGAGATCGATAGGAAGGTGGAAAAGCAGGAACTGCAGGAAAGAGCGATGCTGAGGAAACAGCGTGAAACACTATTCTTAGATAGGAAAAAAAAGCAATTCGAGATCCGTAGATTAGAGTAC harbors:
- the Pnn gene encoding pinin, isoform A, with the protein product MVNDSGLSTVDDLEQKLNSAKQSLVILNENIRRIAGRVPKESLQRSEKFKYTQDGKKNEHNGDRPFPRNATPGGVFKDKRRMYESKNPISRFPIEENEGRPPRINSRVIREMPTKKEIVEAQGTDSESRARNRRMFGSLLGTLQKFCQEESRLKSKEDKKAEIDRKVEKQELQERAMLRKQRETLFLDRKKKQFEIRRLEYKMARMKDFKVWEATMLNAKNNIRTKTKPHLFFRPKVHSPRTEKLLSKSKSEADVFIEFRREELEVELKNLENMNFGKMEDDTAIDESFYEEPDDEEQLDKCK
- the Pnn gene encoding pinin, isoform B, with the translated sequence MVNDSGLSTVDDLEQKLNSAKQSLVILNENIRRIAGRVPKESLQRSEKFKYTQDGKKNEHNGDRPFPRNATPGGVFKDKRRMYESKNPISRFPIEENEGRPPRINSRVIREMPTKKEIVEAQGTDSESRARNRRMFGSLLGTLQKFCQEESRLKSKEDKKAEIDRKVEKQELQERAMLRKQRETLFLDRKKKQFEIRRLEYKMARMKDFKVWEATMLNAKNNIRTKTKPHLFFRPKVHSPRTEKLLSKSKSEADVFIEFRREELEVELKNLENMNFGKMEDDTAIDESFYEEPDDEEQLDKSLLYVK